The Elgaria multicarinata webbii isolate HBS135686 ecotype San Diego chromosome 11, rElgMul1.1.pri, whole genome shotgun sequence genome segment CAAGGGGGCTCGTAACATCAACTACGTTGAGTTCCTGCAAGCCATTAAGATGCTGAGCAGCAAGCACTTCAAGGAGAAGTCACCTGAGGAGGCTCTGCTGGCCACGTTCAAGTTGATGGAGGGCAAAGAGCCAGCCAACGTGGGTGCAACAGTGAGTGACAGCTCTCCTGTGAAGAGGGGAGGCAACCACATATTTAAACAAAGCCATCCATTTAACTGTGGGGCTTCAGGGAAATGTACAGAATGTAGTAATGGGCCTAGAATTCCTAAGCCTCTCAGTTTCCTTGATCTTTTCAAAAAAAAGTTTATAGTCTGTATTTATAGCTGTGAAGTTATGCTTGGAAGCGGAGCAAtgcagaaagccagtgtggtagcgtagagtgttgtactgggactcgggagattcgggttctagtccccacttggtcacaCAGcttaatgggtgactttgggactcTGCttctctccagatgtattggactacaaccccccaatcctatgctggctggggaatgctggagttgtagtccaacatgtctggacaGCACTAGGTTGGTAAAGGCTGGTTTACGGTGCAATTCTATagggatggctgtaagcctccgAATTCGGAAACGcatggccatccaatgcagagtgggaggtgcagCGGAGGCAAcctttgcctctgtgctcctcccactttgcatttcagctagacgggcttttttgctcATCTAGCTGAGATGTTGGGGatgggaaggaagaaggctggggagggctgaGGATATACCTACTTCCTCAGTCCCCTCCCTTTCTCACCCACAGGGGTCCTGGGTCCGAGGTTGGAGcagtgtctctgaccttggatccaagaATCCAAACTATTCTGTGGCCTTCAGACTCCGTCTAGCGATCACAGGATTGCTCTTCCCAATATTATCTCAGAGAGATGAGGCACCATTCTTAAACCTATTATTTGGGGTTTAGTGGAATCAACCCAGCAGTAAAAAAAACACGCTCAAAACCTTCCCCTGCCCAACTTGCTGCTTTGCCTGTCTTGCAGAAATCTGTCACGGTCGGTGTGGTGGACAGACTGACAGACACCAGCAAATACACAGGCTCCCACAAGGAACGTTTTGATGAAAGGGAAAAGGAATAGCCGGGCGTGCAGACCTGGCCAACAACAGTGGCTACGTTGGGGCCTACAAGGGGTCTGGCACATATGACAAGTCCCACTAGAGGTGGGTGGAGCATGCAACGCCTTCTGAGGACCTGCCTGCCTGTTCCTCTGGGCCTCAGGAGGAGAAGCCAGTAAATAACCACTGCTCTGTTACAtagctctctcctctctctccgtgtatgtgtgtgtgtgtgtgtgtgtgtgtacattggaCAGCCTTTGCtagcctggtatcctccagatgttttggactacaactcccagaattcctgatcttCAGCCATatggctgattggagttgaagtctaaaatacttccagattggggaaggctggtcttggATCACCCAACTGCCATAGTCTGAACCATGCTATTCCCAGCCAGATGGCTCTATGATTGGATTTTCATGGGTGCATCCGAAGGCAGTCATCTGGCAGGAAGTGAGCAAAAGCCTGCAGAGGCGGTTTGGCTTGGCCATCAGTGCAATCCATCTGGGGAACACTTACGCCAACACAAGAGAAGACAAATACTGCATTTTAGGTATTTTCCTTGCTCAAAAGCTTTGGCCTTTTTTGAAAACCTGGAGCTAAAGTCAGGATTCCTGGCGATACATCTGGAATTTTAACTGCTAGTGGCTAAGCGGCACACTCAGGCCTTGGTTGTGAAGAATGGCTCCTCTGAGCATCTTGCACCCAAACAGCCGGATCCCAGAGAAGCTGGACAAGAGGATGGCTGAAGCAATAAGACACCAGGTGGTGACGTCGTCACAGTGCAACACCCAGAAGTGGAGAAAATCATTTCACCAAGGTTCATAAGAACAGCTTTGAGGACACTGGAAGAGGGCTCTGAGGGTGGAAGGCcaaggaggagctgagctgagtcTAGCCAGGCCTGTCCCATTCTGGCTATTATTGGAAGGCTCACTATGTATGGTGGAGCTCATCATGAAATAAAGGAGCTCCACCGATGCTTTGCAATGCAGAGGAATCTATGAGCTTCTCTGCATTTTAATCAAATCCCGCCGCCTTACCGGAGCtttcagcttcctctttctttctgggattatggtTGGCGTCATTACATGGGTGGCGATATGTTTTGAAATTGAGTACTTCCTCTCTGTGTGCTCCATTCACTTTCTAATGGTGTAATTATAACGCAACGCCAGGCTTACACACTGGGTGATCCCACTATTTTCCAGATATAGCATGCATCTTGTGAGAGCCAACGGATAGTGTTCATCATAATGAAACAGACTACAGGTTCCAACTGActtccctattttatttatttatttatttatttgttacagggTTGTGGAACTCCTGGCCCTATAGACGTTGCTGGTCtgcatcatctctgaccattgggcgtgctggctgaggctgatgggagttgggagtccaacaccACAAACATTCATAAACCGACATACAGATCTCTGTGCAACTATGCATATTCTGGATGGTGTTGTTCACAGTTTAATGCATGTATAAGAACAACTGGGGTGGTTTTGAATTATCTTACGACATAGTGATCTTCCTCTTGTACATCTCACTCACAAGATTTTATGATGCTGGATTAGAACTGATAATAAATC includes the following:
- the LOC134406269 gene encoding LOW QUALITY PROTEIN: tubulin polymerization-promoting protein family member 2-like (The sequence of the model RefSeq protein was modified relative to this genomic sequence to represent the inferred CDS: inserted 1 base in 1 codon) is translated as MSEMEKAFRRFAIYGDTAATGNDMTGKNFSKMLKECGVMDGKAVTSTDVDIAFNKVKTKGARNINYVEFLQAIKMLSSKHFKEKSPEEALLATFKLMEGKEPANVGATKSVTVGVVDRLTDTSKYTGSHKERFDXKGKGIAGRADLANNSGYVGAYKGSGTYDKSH